Proteins co-encoded in one Hymenobacter swuensis DY53 genomic window:
- a CDS encoding NAD(P)/FAD-dependent oxidoreductase has protein sequence MKNLSYWEHQTFLQGADVVIIGAGLVGLTAAIYTRQLRPTARVLVLERDTLPNGASTKNAGFACFGSISELREQEQRGGPEALLRVVQARWHGLRRLRELLGDEAIGYRPEGGYELFRPEEAGLAATCREHVAYYNALLAPVIGSAGIFRDASAQLPVLGLGGATVMLENTAEGSLDTGRMMHTLLQRAWAAGVTVLHGCPVLGVETGAGGVRVQLDELELAAGQVLVATNAFSRQLLPDLDVVPGRGQVLVTEPIPGLHLPGTFHYDKGYYYFRQVEERILLGGGRNLDFQAETTTESGLTRLVQQRLEQLLHEVIVPGHRPRIDYRWSGVMAFGRELEPIIREVQPGLFVAVRCNGMGVALGASSGWQAAQLMG, from the coding sequence ATGAAAAACCTATCGTACTGGGAACATCAGACGTTTCTGCAAGGCGCGGATGTGGTGATAATCGGGGCGGGGCTTGTGGGGCTGACGGCGGCCATCTACACCCGGCAGCTTCGGCCTACGGCCCGGGTGCTGGTGCTGGAGCGCGATACGCTGCCCAACGGGGCCAGCACCAAAAACGCTGGTTTCGCCTGTTTCGGCAGCATCTCGGAGCTGCGGGAGCAGGAGCAGCGCGGCGGCCCCGAGGCCTTGCTGCGCGTGGTGCAGGCCCGCTGGCATGGTCTGCGCCGTTTGCGCGAGCTGTTGGGCGACGAGGCCATTGGCTACCGGCCCGAGGGTGGTTATGAGCTGTTCCGGCCCGAGGAAGCCGGCCTGGCTGCCACCTGTCGGGAACACGTAGCATACTACAACGCGCTGCTGGCCCCCGTTATCGGCTCCGCCGGTATCTTTCGCGACGCCTCGGCCCAACTGCCGGTCCTGGGCCTGGGCGGTGCCACGGTGATGCTGGAAAACACGGCCGAAGGCAGCCTCGATACCGGCCGGATGATGCATACGCTGCTGCAACGGGCCTGGGCAGCGGGCGTTACGGTGCTGCATGGCTGCCCGGTGCTGGGCGTAGAAACCGGGGCCGGTGGCGTGCGGGTGCAACTGGATGAGCTAGAACTGGCGGCTGGGCAGGTGCTGGTAGCTACCAACGCCTTCAGTCGCCAGCTGCTGCCAGACTTGGACGTGGTGCCCGGTCGGGGCCAAGTACTCGTGACGGAGCCCATTCCCGGCCTGCACCTGCCCGGCACGTTTCATTACGATAAAGGCTATTATTACTTCCGGCAGGTGGAGGAACGGATCCTGCTGGGGGGCGGTCGTAACCTCGATTTTCAGGCCGAAACCACCACCGAGTCCGGCCTGACTAGGCTGGTACAGCAACGGCTGGAACAGCTGTTGCATGAAGTCATCGTGCCCGGCCACCGCCCCCGCATTGACTACCGCTGGAGTGGCGTGATGGCCTTCGGCCGGGAGCTGGAACCCATCATCCGCGAGGTGCAGCCGGGCCTGTTCGTGGCCGTGCGCTGCAACGGGATGGGCGTGGCCCTTGGCGCCAGCAGCGGCTGGCAGGCCGCGCAGTTGATGGGGTGA
- a CDS encoding T9SS type A sorting domain-containing protein: MKTFTLLGCLLVLLLTGQFAQAQTKVAAKPAVSVAKPTAPAPKPAASAAPLVAVAAPALITDKMMDPTPNTNALKVRAETNPLTKRLTVRTDATGPTRVELNGTDGRPVLTRDLISGDAAAVLDVSNLPAGSYIVQCTSGERRGLKRVMLGQ, from the coding sequence ATGAAAACTTTTACTCTTCTGGGTTGCCTGCTGGTATTACTCCTGACCGGACAATTTGCCCAGGCGCAAACGAAAGTAGCCGCCAAGCCGGCTGTTTCAGTTGCTAAACCGACGGCTCCGGCCCCTAAGCCGGCGGCCTCAGCAGCTCCGTTGGTGGCGGTGGCAGCCCCGGCCCTCATCACCGATAAGATGATGGACCCCACACCCAACACCAACGCCCTGAAGGTGCGCGCCGAAACCAATCCGCTGACCAAGCGCCTCACGGTGCGCACGGATGCTACCGGCCCCACCCGCGTGGAACTCAACGGTACCGATGGCCGCCCCGTCCTGACCCGGGACCTGATTTCGGGTGATGCCGCCGCGGTGCTGGACGTGAGCAACCTGCCCGCCGGCTCCTACATCGTGCAGTGTACCTCCGGGGAGCGGCGTGGCCTCAAGCGCGTGATGCTGGGCCAGTAG
- a CDS encoding ABC transporter ATP-binding protein codes for MEQATTAPKSGNIFDWQVLRRLMVYVRPYQRVFYFLIFLTIATAVLGTLRPFLIQQMVDVTIEEGDWQGLNRMFGLLLVLLVAHAIVSYLQTYFGGWLGQYIVRDIRVDLYKHILDLRLKFFDKTPIGQLVTRNISDVETLSDVFSEGLAAMIGDILQLVFIVSFMFYIDWRLTLISLSVIPPLLFSTYVFKEKVKKSFQEVRTAVASLNSFVQEHLTGMNVVQIFNNEERELRKFKAINQEHTRANIRSVLYYSIYFPVAEVLAAAGVGLLVWYAAQGQIEGTISKGALIAFIMYNALFFRPIRQIADRFNTLQLGLVSTERLLKLLDSKELIADNGTYAPADLRGDVNFEHVWFAYNDEEWVLRDVDFSVKAGQTFAFVGATGAGKTSIINLLSRFYEINKGTIRIDGHDLREYDLKDLRRHIGVVLQDVFLFAGAIRDNITLGKQDITDAQIWEAADLVGARRFIERLPGGLDYQVMERGATLSVGQRQLISFVRAMVYQPRIIILDEATSSVDSETEELIQQAIEKLMQGRTSLVIAHRLSTIQKADQIIVLDRGEIKEAGTHEELLRHQGFYANLYQMQYKDVLQ; via the coding sequence ATGGAGCAAGCAACTACCGCCCCAAAAAGCGGCAATATCTTCGACTGGCAGGTGCTGCGGCGGCTGATGGTGTACGTGCGGCCCTACCAGCGCGTGTTTTATTTCCTGATTTTTCTCACTATTGCCACTGCGGTGCTGGGCACGTTGCGGCCCTTTCTGATCCAGCAGATGGTGGACGTGACCATTGAAGAGGGCGACTGGCAGGGGCTCAACCGCATGTTTGGGCTGCTGCTGGTGCTGCTGGTGGCCCACGCCATCGTCAGCTACCTGCAAACCTACTTTGGGGGCTGGCTGGGTCAGTACATCGTGCGCGACATTCGGGTGGACCTCTACAAGCACATCCTGGACCTGCGCCTCAAGTTCTTCGACAAGACGCCCATTGGTCAGCTCGTGACGCGCAACATCTCCGACGTGGAAACCCTTTCCGACGTATTCAGCGAAGGGCTGGCGGCCATGATTGGCGACATTCTGCAGCTGGTGTTCATCGTGAGCTTCATGTTCTACATCGACTGGCGACTGACGCTGATCAGCCTCTCGGTGATTCCGCCGCTGCTGTTCAGCACCTACGTGTTCAAGGAGAAGGTGAAGAAGTCGTTCCAGGAGGTGCGCACGGCCGTGGCCAGCCTCAACTCCTTCGTGCAGGAGCACCTGACGGGCATGAACGTGGTGCAGATTTTCAACAACGAGGAGCGGGAGCTGCGCAAGTTCAAGGCCATCAACCAGGAGCACACCCGCGCCAACATTCGCTCGGTGCTCTACTATAGCATCTACTTCCCGGTGGCCGAGGTGCTGGCCGCCGCCGGCGTGGGCCTGCTGGTGTGGTACGCCGCCCAGGGCCAGATTGAGGGCACCATCTCGAAGGGCGCACTCATTGCCTTCATCATGTACAACGCTTTGTTCTTCCGGCCCATCCGCCAAATTGCCGACCGATTCAACACCCTGCAGCTGGGCCTGGTAAGCACCGAGCGCCTGCTCAAGCTGCTCGACAGCAAGGAGCTGATTGCCGACAACGGCACCTACGCCCCAGCCGATTTGCGCGGCGATGTGAACTTCGAGCACGTCTGGTTTGCCTACAACGACGAGGAATGGGTACTGCGCGACGTGGATTTCTCGGTAAAGGCCGGCCAGACGTTTGCCTTCGTGGGCGCTACCGGGGCCGGCAAAACCAGCATTATTAACCTGCTCAGCCGCTTCTACGAAATTAACAAGGGCACCATCCGAATCGACGGCCACGACCTGCGCGAGTACGACCTCAAGGACCTGCGCCGCCACATCGGGGTGGTGCTCCAAGATGTGTTCCTGTTCGCCGGGGCTATTCGGGACAATATCACCCTGGGCAAGCAGGACATCACCGACGCCCAGATCTGGGAAGCCGCCGACCTAGTGGGTGCCCGCCGCTTCATTGAGCGTCTTCCCGGCGGCCTCGACTACCAAGTGATGGAGCGCGGGGCCACGCTGTCGGTGGGGCAGCGCCAGCTCATCAGCTTCGTGCGGGCCATGGTGTACCAGCCCCGCATCATCATTCTGGACGAGGCCACGTCGTCAGTGGATTCGGAAACTGAGGAGCTGATTCAGCAGGCCATTGAAAAGCTCATGCAGGGCCGCACCAGCCTCGTCATTGCTCACCGCCTGAGCACCATCCAGAAAGCCGACCAGATCATCGTGCTCGATCGGGGCGAAATTAAGGAGGCCGGCACCCACGAGGAACTGCTGCGCCACCAAGGCTTCTACGCCAACCTCTACCAGATGCAGTACAAAGACGTGCTGCAATAG
- the truA gene encoding tRNA pseudouridine(38-40) synthase TruA yields the protein MRYFLHLAYDGSAFHGWQIQPGVTTVQQELDRCLSQVLRQPVYCLGSGRTDSGVHASHQVAHFDADLPAGLDVPTLLYRLNRALPPSIRCQVLHPVPPDAHARFSAKIRTYEYHVRLTPDPFAANYSLYLDRAPDVAAMNEAAAMLLGTHDFTTFSKVKGAEKHYNCTCLEAGWHEEPGGLVFRIRANRFVRGMVRLVVGTLLSVGRGKMTPQEFGEVFRSLNRVHAGGAALANGLFLCRVEYPAELLGDAALPTGLPYFSEV from the coding sequence ATGCGCTACTTCCTTCACCTGGCCTACGACGGCTCCGCCTTCCACGGCTGGCAGATTCAGCCGGGCGTGACGACCGTACAGCAGGAGCTGGACCGCTGCCTCTCGCAGGTGCTGCGGCAGCCGGTGTACTGCCTGGGCAGTGGCCGCACCGATTCGGGCGTGCACGCCAGCCACCAGGTCGCGCACTTCGATGCCGACCTACCCGCCGGTCTGGACGTGCCCACGCTGCTCTACCGCCTCAACCGCGCGCTGCCGCCCAGCATCCGCTGCCAGGTGCTGCACCCGGTGCCGCCCGACGCCCACGCCCGCTTCAGCGCCAAAATTCGGACCTACGAATACCACGTGCGCCTCACGCCCGACCCGTTTGCCGCCAACTACAGCCTCTACCTCGACCGGGCCCCCGATGTGGCGGCCATGAACGAGGCGGCGGCTATGCTGCTGGGTACCCACGATTTTACCACGTTTTCCAAGGTGAAAGGGGCGGAGAAGCACTATAACTGCACCTGCCTGGAGGCCGGCTGGCACGAGGAGCCGGGCGGGCTGGTGTTCCGCATTCGGGCCAACCGTTTCGTGCGGGGCATGGTGCGGCTGGTGGTGGGCACGCTGCTGAGCGTGGGCCGGGGCAAGATGACGCCGCAGGAGTTCGGGGAAGTGTTTCGCAGCCTCAACCGCGTGCATGCCGGCGGCGCGGCCCTGGCCAACGGCCTGTTCCTGTGCCGCGTGGAATATCCGGCGGAGCTGCTGGGTGATGCAGCGTTGCCCACCGGTTTGCCGTACTTCTCCGAAGTGTAG
- a CDS encoding GNAT family N-acetyltransferase, giving the protein MADSLLTPTLALPVAGARLRPWRFSDAAALARHANDERIARNLRDTFPYPYTTSDAEFFLCLVADSTRDLHLALEVDGEAVGSIGVHFKTDVRRHSAEIGYWLTPACWGRGLATAAVQTATAYVLAHFDVCRLYAVVFESNPASARVLEKAGYTLEARLRRSVVKEGVVQDSLLYALVV; this is encoded by the coding sequence ATGGCCGATTCGCTCCTCACCCCGACGCTTGCTTTACCAGTGGCCGGGGCGCGGCTGCGGCCCTGGCGCTTCTCCGATGCCGCCGCTTTGGCCCGTCACGCCAACGATGAGCGCATTGCCCGGAATCTGCGCGACACGTTTCCTTACCCGTATACGACCAGCGACGCGGAGTTTTTTCTCTGCCTCGTAGCTGACAGCACCCGCGACCTGCACTTAGCCCTGGAGGTCGACGGGGAAGCGGTGGGCAGCATCGGCGTCCATTTCAAGACCGATGTGCGCCGCCACTCCGCCGAAATCGGGTACTGGCTCACGCCGGCCTGCTGGGGGCGCGGTCTGGCCACGGCCGCCGTGCAGACGGCCACGGCCTACGTACTGGCCCACTTCGACGTCTGCCGCCTCTACGCGGTAGTTTTCGAAAGCAACCCCGCTTCGGCCCGCGTGCTGGAAAAGGCAGGCTACACGCTGGAAGCCCGTTTGCGCCGCAGCGTGGTAAAGGAAGGTGTCGTGCAGGATTCGTTGCTGTATGCGCTGGTAGTATGA
- a CDS encoding thiolase family protein, with protein sequence MPTAYIVDAVRTPIGKFGGALSSVRPDDMAAHVLRELLRRNPSLDKAAVEDVIIGAANQAGEDNRNVARMAALLAGLPITVPGITVNRLCASGLQSIMDASRAIRAGEGEVYLAGGAESMTRAPFVMAKSATAFARDFMAHDTTLGWRFVNPRLSKMHHPYAMGETAENVARRYHITREEQDQFAFDSQRKYQRAFEKGRFRKEISPVFIPQPKGDTALFDQDEPPRFSSLEKLASLRPAFQVDGTVTAGNSAGINDGAAAVLIVSEEALKQYNLKPLARVVASAVAGVDPAYMGLGPVPATQKVLQRAGLTLQDMDLIELNEAFAAQSIACVRDLDLDLTKVNVNGGSIAIGHPLGASGSRITATLIHEMQRREGIRYGLATMCVGVGQGAAVIYEKM encoded by the coding sequence ATGCCTACTGCATACATTGTGGACGCCGTCCGCACCCCGATAGGAAAATTTGGTGGCGCCCTCAGCAGCGTCCGTCCTGATGATATGGCCGCGCATGTGTTGCGCGAGTTGCTGCGCCGCAACCCGTCCCTGGATAAAGCGGCCGTAGAGGACGTCATTATCGGAGCTGCCAACCAGGCTGGTGAGGACAACCGCAATGTGGCCCGCATGGCCGCGCTGCTGGCCGGCCTGCCCATCACGGTGCCCGGTATTACGGTAAACCGCCTCTGTGCCTCGGGCCTGCAAAGCATCATGGATGCCTCGCGTGCCATCCGCGCCGGGGAAGGCGAGGTGTACCTGGCCGGCGGGGCCGAAAGCATGACCCGCGCGCCCTTTGTGATGGCCAAATCGGCCACGGCCTTTGCCCGCGACTTCATGGCCCACGACACCACCCTGGGCTGGCGCTTCGTGAACCCCAGGCTCTCGAAGATGCACCACCCGTACGCTATGGGCGAAACGGCCGAAAACGTGGCCCGTCGCTACCACATCACCCGGGAGGAGCAGGACCAGTTTGCCTTCGACTCGCAGCGCAAGTACCAGAGGGCCTTCGAGAAGGGCCGCTTCCGCAAGGAAATTTCCCCCGTGTTCATCCCGCAGCCCAAGGGCGACACGGCTCTGTTCGACCAAGACGAGCCGCCGCGCTTTTCCAGCCTCGAAAAGCTGGCCAGTCTGCGGCCCGCTTTTCAGGTAGATGGCACCGTTACGGCTGGCAACTCGGCCGGTATCAACGACGGGGCCGCCGCCGTGCTGATTGTGAGCGAGGAGGCCCTGAAGCAGTACAACCTGAAGCCACTGGCGCGGGTGGTAGCGTCGGCCGTGGCGGGCGTCGACCCCGCCTATATGGGCCTCGGCCCCGTGCCTGCCACCCAGAAGGTGCTCCAGCGGGCCGGCCTTACGTTGCAGGATATGGACCTGATTGAGCTGAACGAAGCTTTTGCCGCCCAGAGCATTGCCTGCGTGCGCGACCTGGACCTCGACCTGACCAAGGTGAACGTGAACGGCGGCTCCATTGCCATCGGTCACCCCCTGGGAGCCAGCGGCTCGCGCATCACGGCCACCCTGATTCATGAAATGCAGCGCCGCGAAGGCATCCGCTACGGCCTGGCCACCATGTGCGTGGGCGTAGGCCAGGGCGCCGCCGTGATTTACGAGAAAATGTAG
- a CDS encoding DUF4293 family protein encodes MIQRIQSVFLLLLALAMLSVLFLPIWSKFDPSSKQTVVLTATQLAFEQPAAGTAPVATWPIAVLAVASAAVAVLEIFQFRNRFNQLKLGAVNFLLIVGTIGAGFYYSGVGERMLNIKIPGEFAAGFYLPTLALLLNLLANRFIRNDERLVRSQDRLR; translated from the coding sequence ATGATACAAAGAATCCAAAGCGTTTTCCTGCTGTTGCTGGCCCTGGCCATGCTCAGCGTTCTGTTTCTGCCCATCTGGAGCAAGTTCGACCCGAGCAGTAAGCAGACGGTGGTCCTCACGGCTACGCAGCTGGCCTTCGAGCAGCCGGCTGCCGGTACGGCCCCCGTGGCCACCTGGCCCATTGCTGTACTGGCCGTGGCTTCGGCCGCCGTGGCCGTGCTGGAAATCTTCCAGTTTCGCAACCGCTTCAACCAGCTCAAGCTGGGCGCGGTCAACTTCCTGCTGATTGTGGGCACTATCGGGGCCGGGTTCTATTACTCGGGCGTGGGCGAGCGGATGCTCAACATTAAAATTCCGGGCGAATTCGCGGCCGGGTTCTACCTGCCCACCCTAGCCCTGCTGCTGAACCTACTAGCCAACCGCTTCATCCGCAACGACGAGCGCCTGGTGCGCAGCCAGGACCGGCTACGGTAA
- a CDS encoding DUF4382 domain-containing protein: protein MKLLTPLFPTLILGAALLSGCSDTLSEIQPKTSSQQADSKTKPSAIGAVLIDLEQAEGQFSQGNKVVLPGVSARSYDLLSATNGRISLTPAFSGTLQSIRLVLGTGSQIQLANGTLLALDTPSGTTSGLKIQLDDTPLEAGTTYLLTIDFSVERDIVSRGNGTYGLKPVLRGTVIPASIIINVPPTLPTPPS from the coding sequence ATGAAACTTCTTACTCCCTTGTTTCCCACTTTGATCCTGGGCGCAGCACTACTTTCCGGCTGTAGTGACACACTTTCCGAAATCCAGCCCAAAACCAGCAGCCAGCAGGCCGACAGTAAAACCAAACCCAGTGCAATTGGGGCGGTCCTCATTGATCTGGAGCAGGCCGAGGGACAGTTCAGCCAAGGCAATAAAGTGGTACTACCCGGAGTAAGCGCCCGCAGCTACGACCTGTTGAGTGCCACCAACGGCCGGATCAGCCTGACGCCAGCTTTCAGCGGCACTTTGCAAAGCATACGCCTGGTGCTGGGCACCGGCAGCCAAATTCAGCTGGCCAACGGCACCCTGCTGGCCCTGGATACGCCCAGCGGCACCACTTCGGGGTTGAAAATTCAGCTGGATGATACGCCCCTGGAAGCCGGCACCACTTACCTGCTCACCATTGATTTTTCCGTGGAGCGGGATATTGTCAGCCGTGGCAACGGAACCTACGGCCTCAAGCCGGTACTGCGGGGAACCGTAATACCGGCTTCAATCATTATCAACGTTCCGCCCACGCTGCCCACCCCGCCCAGCTAG
- a CDS encoding thioredoxin family protein, translated as MTAPAQPAVLSPERLAGAYSYETYRQLLDQLMTEDKTTGNTQTTELTAYARLNIQRMERLDKKAEVLPEVQTALNRLTGTYEWVILTEGWCGDAAQIVPVLEKIARASHGRLRTHYLLRDENLDLMDHYLTNGGRSIPKLLILHADTLTEVTNWGPRPTEAHNLFLEMKAAGATHEEFAEKLHGWYAKDKTQATQHELLRVIEQMA; from the coding sequence ATGACTGCTCCCGCGCAACCTGCCGTCCTCAGCCCCGAACGCCTCGCCGGCGCCTACTCCTACGAAACTTACCGCCAACTGCTCGACCAGTTGATGACCGAAGACAAAACCACCGGCAACACTCAGACGACGGAACTGACGGCCTATGCCCGCCTCAACATCCAGCGCATGGAGCGGCTGGATAAAAAGGCTGAGGTCTTGCCCGAAGTGCAAACGGCCCTGAACCGCCTCACCGGCACCTATGAGTGGGTTATCCTCACGGAAGGCTGGTGCGGCGACGCGGCCCAGATCGTGCCGGTGCTGGAAAAGATAGCCCGGGCCAGCCACGGCCGCCTGCGTACCCACTACCTGCTGCGCGACGAAAACCTGGACCTGATGGACCACTACCTCACCAACGGTGGCCGCTCCATCCCCAAGCTGCTGATCCTGCACGCCGATACGCTCACGGAAGTCACCAACTGGGGGCCGCGCCCTACCGAAGCCCACAACCTGTTTCTGGAGATGAAAGCCGCCGGGGCCACCCACGAGGAATTCGCTGAAAAACTTCACGGCTGGTACGCCAAAGACAAAACCCAGGCCACCCAGCACGAACTCCTGCGCGTGATAGAACAGATGGCCTAA
- a CDS encoding DinB family protein, translating to MSNTNEKLGAYGVWANDTLLRHLDGLVAGGATLPAGALRIFSHVLNAQAIWLGRLTGTPSPVKVWQEHDLAGLHHWHQQTSERFHQYGLNADEAELNRHITYTNSIGEGYTSQVSDILTHVPVHGNYHRAQVAKELRAAGLEPINTDFITYCRELSAKAQAADVPSL from the coding sequence ATGAGTAACACCAACGAAAAGCTGGGCGCCTACGGAGTGTGGGCCAATGACACCCTGCTGCGTCACCTCGATGGCCTGGTGGCCGGCGGGGCCACTTTGCCCGCCGGCGCGCTGCGCATCTTCAGCCACGTCCTCAATGCCCAGGCCATCTGGCTGGGCCGCCTGACCGGCACTCCCAGCCCCGTGAAGGTATGGCAGGAGCATGATCTGGCTGGTTTGCACCACTGGCACCAGCAAACCTCAGAGCGGTTCCACCAGTATGGCCTCAACGCCGACGAGGCCGAGCTGAACCGCCACATCACCTATACCAACTCCATCGGGGAGGGCTACACCAGCCAGGTGTCCGACATCCTGACCCACGTACCGGTGCATGGCAATTACCACCGCGCCCAAGTGGCCAAGGAGTTGCGCGCCGCTGGCCTGGAGCCCATCAATACTGATTTTATTACCTACTGCCGGGAGCTGTCGGCTAAGGCCCAAGCCGCTGATGTGCCCAGCCTGTAG
- a CDS encoding DUF6970 domain-containing protein, whose product MRFAHLLTAATVTAFFSLSACQRNVAVTTPTDAPQNGLAGSASTPTPTSANTVEPTPRPDAQFDNKKRPAWLEERITKHSNDKKANPPIHIYSYQYNGATVYLESAPCCDQFSNLYAADGKLLCHPEGGLTGRGDGQCADFAKTRTEERLVWQDPR is encoded by the coding sequence ATGCGTTTTGCCCACCTGCTAACGGCGGCCACCGTTACCGCGTTTTTTTCGCTCAGCGCCTGCCAGCGCAACGTAGCCGTTACCACCCCTACCGATGCCCCCCAGAACGGGCTAGCCGGCAGCGCATCGACCCCCACGCCCACTAGTGCCAACACCGTGGAGCCTACCCCCCGGCCCGACGCTCAGTTCGATAACAAAAAACGTCCTGCCTGGCTGGAAGAGCGAATTACTAAGCATTCCAACGACAAGAAAGCCAACCCGCCCATTCACATCTACAGCTACCAGTACAACGGCGCTACAGTGTACCTAGAGTCGGCCCCGTGCTGCGACCAGTTCAGTAACCTGTACGCCGCTGATGGCAAGCTGCTCTGCCACCCTGAAGGCGGCCTGACCGGCCGGGGCGACGGCCAATGCGCTGACTTCGCCAAGACCCGCACCGAGGAGCGCCTCGTGTGGCAGGACCCGCGCTAA
- a CDS encoding diacylglycerol kinase family protein, translated as MGGAEPEKAAPRRFPAVLRKRAASFGYAFRGVGAALRTEVHLWFHAAATVVVIGLGLYCGLERWEWAAVALSVGAVWCAELVNTAVEAVVNLVSPDYHPLAGRAKDVAAGAVLVMALAALAVGLLVFGPRLWAWAVDA; from the coding sequence ATGGGCGGGGCTGAGCCGGAAAAAGCCGCGCCGCGCCGGTTTCCGGCGGTGCTGCGGAAGCGGGCGGCCAGTTTCGGCTATGCCTTCCGGGGCGTGGGGGCGGCGTTGCGCACGGAGGTGCACCTCTGGTTTCACGCGGCGGCTACGGTAGTGGTTATTGGGCTGGGGCTGTACTGCGGGCTAGAACGCTGGGAGTGGGCGGCGGTGGCGTTGAGCGTGGGGGCCGTGTGGTGCGCCGAGCTGGTGAATACGGCCGTGGAAGCGGTGGTGAACCTGGTGTCGCCGGACTATCACCCGCTGGCGGGCCGAGCCAAGGACGTGGCGGCCGGAGCCGTGCTGGTCATGGCCCTGGCGGCGCTGGCCGTGGGCCTGCTGGTGTTCGGGCCGCGCCTGTGGGCTTGGGCGGTGGACGCGTAA
- a CDS encoding GNAT family N-acetyltransferase, with the protein MDFTQDIVLENSRVRLRPLALTDFEALRPLAAAPALWAYTLTRADDPISLAAYLTEATRGREQQRRYPFLILDKETGRVAGSTSYYNVDLADAKLSIGYTWVGEEFQRSGLNRAAKHALLCYAFDGLGCERVELETDSRNHKSQEAMHRMGATEEGTLRSHRRTQGGIRRDTVIFSILRSEWSRLRQTVFQEFDGRG; encoded by the coding sequence ATGGATTTCACCCAGGATATCGTTCTTGAAAACAGCCGCGTACGGCTGCGCCCCTTGGCCCTCACCGATTTTGAGGCCCTGCGCCCTCTGGCCGCCGCGCCCGCGCTCTGGGCCTACACCCTCACCCGCGCCGACGACCCCATCAGTCTGGCCGCGTACCTGACGGAAGCCACGCGGGGCCGGGAGCAGCAGCGCCGTTACCCGTTCCTCATCCTCGACAAAGAAACCGGCCGGGTAGCCGGCAGCACCAGCTACTACAACGTGGATCTGGCCGACGCCAAGCTGAGCATCGGTTATACCTGGGTAGGAGAAGAGTTCCAGCGCAGCGGCCTGAACCGGGCGGCCAAGCACGCGCTGCTGTGCTACGCCTTCGATGGGCTGGGCTGCGAGCGGGTGGAGCTGGAAACCGATTCGCGCAACCATAAGTCGCAGGAGGCAATGCACCGCATGGGGGCTACCGAGGAGGGCACGTTGCGCAGCCACCGCCGCACCCAGGGTGGCATCCGGCGCGATACAGTCATCTTCAGCATTCTGCGCAGTGAGTGGAGCCGGCTGCGGCAAACCGTTTTTCAGGAGTTCGATGGGCGGGGCTGA